In the genome of Microbacterium endophyticum, one region contains:
- a CDS encoding FBP domain-containing protein, protein MRPLTEEELRASFVNAEDDDLRLLSVPLDFPLTEWDHLDFLAWEDPRARGRAYVVAERDGTPTGVVMRAAEGNSRARNAMCNVCHTMQPGNQVALFTARKARTSDDSTESVGTYICRDLSCHENVRLAHPLAPSEVRGSVDLKIDGTKRRVYAFVDRVAASGEMPQ, encoded by the coding sequence ATGCGTCCGCTGACCGAGGAAGAACTGCGCGCCTCGTTCGTCAACGCCGAAGACGACGACTTGCGCCTCCTATCTGTACCGCTCGATTTCCCGCTCACTGAGTGGGACCATCTCGATTTCCTGGCCTGGGAAGATCCGCGCGCACGCGGGCGTGCTTACGTCGTTGCAGAGCGCGACGGAACACCCACCGGCGTTGTCATGCGTGCTGCTGAAGGCAACTCTCGGGCACGCAACGCGATGTGCAATGTGTGCCATACGATGCAGCCTGGCAATCAGGTGGCGCTTTTCACAGCGCGTAAAGCCCGAACTTCGGATGACTCAACCGAAAGCGTCGGCACGTACATCTGCCGTGATCTGTCGTGCCACGAGAACGTGCGACTCGCCCATCCCCTCGCTCCGAGCGAAGTTCGCGGCAGCGTCGATCTCAAAATCGATGGCACAAAGCGGCGCGTTTACGCGTTCGTCGACAGGGTTGCGGCGAGCGGAGAGATGCCACAGTGA
- a CDS encoding carbohydrate kinase family protein: protein MRTAGRVVIIGDARIEEIRDDLGAREFVGGAALNVAVGLARLGFPTSLIAMVGDDSDGDHIRSYLDDYGVRLIATTGRHGTVRVASVRSPGHEPTREFNRAAKHRGIQFGAVEAHAVATAAQTIVSCFPFDDAAQTRALAKALEGAEGHVCIDPNPKGGVLRDRAEFISGFESVIANASLVKLDDDDAAVLYGASIAELRARLVRMGVDAVMTTSGTAGAIVGAGGTVVSAPISKMPGLIIDTVGAGDAALSSVIASLLSHSPQDASQWQEVLVTAMDVAAATCRFEGPLLRLPSALSGLGVGRFGS, encoded by the coding sequence GTGAGAACGGCGGGTCGCGTCGTCATCATCGGAGATGCTCGTATCGAAGAGATCCGAGATGATCTCGGTGCGCGCGAATTCGTCGGCGGAGCAGCCCTCAACGTCGCGGTCGGGCTTGCTCGTCTCGGATTTCCCACGAGCCTCATCGCTATGGTCGGTGACGATAGCGACGGCGATCACATCCGCAGCTACCTCGACGACTACGGGGTTCGTCTGATCGCGACGACTGGCCGCCACGGCACGGTTCGAGTAGCGAGTGTGCGCTCACCGGGACACGAGCCGACCCGCGAATTCAACAGAGCGGCAAAGCACCGCGGCATCCAGTTCGGTGCTGTCGAAGCCCACGCGGTGGCCACAGCTGCTCAGACAATCGTGAGTTGTTTTCCTTTCGATGATGCTGCCCAGACACGGGCGCTCGCCAAAGCTCTCGAGGGGGCAGAAGGGCACGTGTGCATCGACCCCAACCCGAAAGGTGGGGTATTGCGTGATCGCGCCGAGTTCATCAGCGGCTTTGAGAGTGTCATCGCGAACGCAAGTCTCGTGAAGCTAGACGATGACGATGCCGCCGTGCTCTATGGCGCGTCGATCGCTGAACTTCGCGCGCGTCTGGTGCGCATGGGCGTTGACGCGGTGATGACGACGTCGGGCACAGCCGGCGCGATCGTGGGGGCCGGCGGTACCGTCGTGTCCGCGCCGATCTCAAAGATGCCCGGCCTCATCATCGACACAGTGGGAGCAGGGGATGCCGCACTGTCCTCGGTGATCGCATCATTGCTTTCACACTCGCCGCAAGACGCGTCACAGTGGCAAGAGGTGCTCGTTACTGCGATGGACGTGGCTGCGGCGACCTGTCGGTTTGAAGGTCCACTATTGCGTTTGCCGTCGGCGCTCTCAGGATTGGGTGTTGGGCGCTTCGGCAGCTGA
- a CDS encoding IS481 family transposase, translating into MSKHRVVVLKIIAGQLTVTDAAIEYGISRRHLHRLLARYRDGGLDAVEPRSRRPKTNASATPEQVRARIITLRAELTTQGLDAGPVTIAWHLEHEQHTPPSTSTIRRILHTAGLITPEPRKRPKSSYIRFEAAQPNETWQSDFTHWRLANGQDVEILNWLDDHSRYLLSCTAHTPVTGDNVVTTFLAATDEHGTPASTLTDNGRVYTARFGGGRNAFEYLLALLGVKQKNGTPNHPQTQGKIERFHQTLKRWLGARPPATTLHELQLQLDHFRHHYNEQRPHRSNNRTTPEATYRASPKALPTAPRAGHFRIRYDHVGSNGKMSLRRAGRMHHLGIGTAHRGKRIIALIDETTVTIIHLDTAEIIATNTINTQRAYWRNEMKEPGRWPGSF; encoded by the coding sequence ATGTCGAAGCATCGGGTTGTTGTTTTGAAGATCATCGCGGGCCAGCTCACCGTCACCGACGCGGCGATCGAGTACGGGATCTCCCGTCGACATTTGCATCGGCTACTCGCTCGTTACCGTGACGGTGGACTGGACGCGGTCGAGCCACGCTCACGGCGACCGAAGACGAACGCGTCCGCCACACCGGAACAAGTTCGCGCCCGGATCATCACCCTTCGGGCGGAACTCACAACCCAAGGACTCGATGCCGGCCCTGTCACGATCGCCTGGCACCTCGAACACGAGCAACACACACCGCCATCGACATCCACGATCAGACGCATCCTGCACACCGCCGGGTTGATCACTCCCGAACCCCGCAAACGACCGAAATCGTCCTACATCCGCTTCGAAGCAGCCCAACCCAACGAGACCTGGCAATCAGACTTCACCCACTGGCGCCTCGCAAACGGCCAGGACGTCGAAATCCTGAACTGGCTCGACGACCACTCCCGCTACCTCCTGTCCTGCACCGCCCACACCCCGGTCACCGGCGACAACGTCGTCACCACATTCCTCGCAGCAACCGACGAACACGGCACCCCCGCCTCAACACTCACCGACAACGGCCGCGTCTACACAGCCCGATTCGGCGGCGGGCGCAACGCCTTCGAATACCTCCTCGCACTACTCGGAGTGAAACAAAAGAACGGCACACCCAACCACCCGCAGACCCAAGGCAAAATCGAACGCTTCCACCAAACCCTCAAACGATGGCTCGGAGCCAGACCCCCAGCCACCACCCTGCATGAGCTACAACTCCAGCTCGACCACTTCCGACACCACTACAACGAGCAGCGCCCCCACCGAAGCAACAACAGAACAACACCAGAGGCCACCTACCGTGCATCCCCGAAAGCTCTCCCCACAGCCCCACGGGCAGGACACTTCAGAATCCGCTACGACCACGTCGGCAGCAACGGCAAAATGAGCCTTCGCCGAGCCGGACGAATGCACCACCTCGGCATCGGAACAGCCCACCGCGGCAAACGCATCATCGCGCTCATCGACGAAACAACCGTCACGATCATCCACCTCGACACCGCCGAGATCATCGCAACAAACACCATCAACACACAACGCGCCTACTGGCGCAACGAAATGAAAGAGCCCGGCCGATGGCCGGGCTCTTTCTGA
- a CDS encoding inositol monophosphatase family protein, translating to MNVSELLPMAVGIAREAGALAARRRSQGVAIAATKSAVADIVTEADREVESLIRDRLKAQRPNDGFLGEESGSAGETTGLTWVVDPIDGTVNYAYGIPSYAVSIAAVSGSSNPETWVNEIGVVFNPMSGELFHATRGGGAWLGETRLQMSPEPTEAGALLATGFGYDPATHAAALALLARVMPLARDIRRIGAASLDLAFVAAGRLDAYYERGLHPWDHAAGALLVSEAGGRVGGAPSGRPGRDMTIAAGSAFYDRLAAAIES from the coding sequence GTGAACGTGAGTGAACTACTTCCCATGGCCGTCGGCATCGCGCGAGAAGCGGGAGCGCTCGCGGCGCGGCGCCGCAGTCAGGGCGTTGCGATTGCCGCCACCAAATCGGCGGTCGCCGACATCGTGACGGAAGCGGACCGTGAGGTCGAAAGTCTCATTCGCGACCGCTTGAAAGCGCAGCGGCCCAACGATGGATTCCTCGGCGAGGAGTCCGGCTCGGCGGGTGAAACCACAGGTCTCACGTGGGTAGTCGACCCGATCGACGGCACGGTGAACTACGCCTACGGCATCCCCTCGTACGCAGTGAGCATCGCCGCGGTTTCAGGATCGTCCAATCCCGAAACCTGGGTGAACGAAATCGGAGTCGTTTTCAACCCGATGTCTGGCGAATTGTTCCACGCCACACGCGGAGGAGGCGCGTGGTTGGGCGAGACTCGTTTGCAGATGAGCCCCGAGCCAACTGAAGCGGGCGCACTACTTGCCACGGGCTTCGGATATGACCCGGCCACCCATGCGGCAGCGCTTGCTCTTCTGGCACGGGTGATGCCGCTGGCGCGAGACATCCGCCGCATTGGAGCTGCCTCTCTCGACCTTGCTTTTGTCGCGGCGGGACGGCTAGATGCGTATTACGAGCGCGGTCTGCACCCGTGGGATCACGCGGCGGGCGCACTTTTGGTGTCGGAGGCAGGTGGTCGTGTGGGCGGTGCGCCCAGTGGTCGGCCGGGGCGCGACATGACAATTGCCGCGGGGAGTGCGTTCTACGATCGCCTCGCGGCTGCAATCGAAAGTTGA
- a CDS encoding M23 family metallopeptidase — protein MQINSSVQVPTVVAVSVADEGLTSNTVTEADPEWLAVPLTPNVDRAESSSASVADDSEVDEFAAAAKLFSFTGELPIQVAAAAMATDARSDGDPQTSVRRGWGRFRGTAVKRATTTSLSISIVGVVGLLAVGMTTPAQALSAASASSSTTSLVAGGDVLGESGEIQAYVAPADVENAAISRSDYSTGSIAATAAELGITQPTDFYVNDPDAAIQWPFAVGVSISYGFGMRSGGFHEGADFVPGAGAHVQAIAAGTVRIATESGGAYGVTVVIDHEIDGQLVSTRYGHMQYGSLQVSVGDVVEAGQFIGQTGNTGHSFGAHTHVEVLMNGVTPIDPIAWLEANAGRDSLG, from the coding sequence ATGCAAATCAATTCGTCGGTGCAGGTTCCGACGGTTGTCGCGGTATCTGTCGCAGACGAGGGTTTGACCAGCAATACCGTTACGGAAGCCGATCCGGAGTGGCTGGCGGTACCGCTCACGCCCAATGTCGATAGGGCCGAGTCTTCGAGTGCGTCGGTCGCAGATGACTCCGAGGTTGACGAGTTCGCCGCTGCTGCGAAGCTTTTTTCGTTCACGGGAGAGCTTCCCATCCAGGTCGCGGCAGCTGCGATGGCCACTGATGCACGCTCAGATGGCGATCCGCAAACGTCGGTCCGCCGAGGCTGGGGGCGGTTCCGCGGAACCGCAGTAAAGCGCGCCACGACGACGTCGCTCTCGATCAGTATCGTCGGCGTCGTCGGACTTCTCGCTGTGGGCATGACAACACCAGCGCAGGCATTGAGCGCTGCGTCGGCGAGCTCGAGCACGACGAGTCTTGTGGCAGGCGGTGATGTCCTCGGTGAGAGCGGCGAGATCCAGGCTTATGTCGCGCCCGCGGATGTTGAGAACGCGGCGATCAGTCGCTCGGATTACTCGACGGGAAGTATCGCCGCAACCGCCGCGGAACTCGGCATCACTCAGCCGACAGACTTCTACGTGAATGATCCGGATGCGGCAATTCAATGGCCGTTCGCTGTCGGTGTCTCAATCAGCTACGGCTTTGGGATGCGCAGCGGTGGATTCCACGAGGGCGCTGACTTCGTCCCAGGCGCTGGAGCGCACGTTCAGGCGATTGCGGCCGGCACCGTGCGCATCGCGACGGAGAGCGGTGGCGCATACGGTGTCACAGTCGTCATTGATCATGAGATTGATGGACAGCTTGTTTCGACGCGCTACGGACACATGCAGTACGGTTCGCTGCAAGTGAGCGTTGGTGACGTAGTCGAAGCTGGCCAGTTCATCGGGCAGACCGGCAACACCGGACACTCGTTCGGCGCGCACACGCACGTTGAGGTGCTGATGAACGGTGTTACTCCCATCGACCCGATTGCGTGGCTAGAAGCCAATGCCGGACGTGACAGCCTCGGCTGA
- a CDS encoding HAD-IIA family hydrolase, which translates to MSLFGAKIGPSPLEDVDVVLADLDGVVYAGAGALPHAVDSLTKASQTRRLGFITNNASRTDASVAAHLRDLGLASVQPTDVVTSPQAAVRLLAGVVPAGAKVMVVGGEGLVVELEKAGFVVTRSADDSPSAVIQGFTPDIGWKDLAEAAYALALPEEEGGIPWIATNTDWTIPQARGIAPGNGTLVSAVHTAVGRLATVAGKPERPIFDEAVTRFEARHPLFIGDRLDTDIAGACRAGMDSVLVLTGIDRPKHVLAAPADSRPTYILGDLRELHEPYPKTRIKGAVTTVGNASVRIDGIDLVIEAAGDRPIDLVRAASAAIWNSGRAIFGFRVPEALYADPFFRP; encoded by the coding sequence ATGTCGCTTTTCGGTGCCAAAATTGGCCCCTCACCGCTAGAGGACGTCGATGTCGTCCTCGCCGATCTCGATGGCGTGGTCTACGCCGGGGCGGGAGCTCTTCCGCATGCTGTCGACAGCCTCACTAAAGCCAGCCAAACGCGTCGTCTCGGATTCATCACGAACAACGCTTCGCGAACCGACGCGAGTGTCGCAGCTCATTTGCGTGATCTCGGGCTGGCCAGCGTGCAGCCAACGGACGTGGTGACGAGCCCGCAGGCCGCGGTTCGTTTGTTGGCGGGCGTCGTTCCCGCGGGTGCAAAGGTGATGGTGGTCGGTGGCGAGGGGTTGGTCGTCGAGCTCGAAAAAGCGGGGTTCGTAGTTACGCGCAGCGCCGATGACAGTCCTTCGGCTGTTATTCAGGGCTTCACCCCGGACATCGGCTGGAAAGACCTCGCCGAAGCGGCCTACGCGCTCGCTCTTCCGGAAGAAGAAGGCGGCATCCCGTGGATAGCGACGAATACTGACTGGACGATACCGCAGGCACGTGGCATCGCGCCGGGTAATGGAACCCTCGTCTCCGCGGTCCACACCGCTGTTGGCCGCCTTGCGACAGTTGCGGGTAAGCCGGAGCGGCCGATCTTCGACGAGGCCGTCACTAGATTCGAAGCGCGGCATCCGCTTTTTATCGGCGACCGTCTCGATACCGACATCGCTGGTGCGTGCCGCGCCGGTATGGACTCGGTGCTGGTGCTCACTGGTATTGATCGGCCGAAGCATGTACTTGCGGCACCTGCTGATTCGCGACCCACTTATATCTTGGGCGACCTGCGTGAGCTGCATGAGCCCTATCCGAAGACCCGCATCAAGGGGGCCGTCACGACCGTCGGAAATGCTTCAGTACGCATCGACGGAATTGATCTCGTCATCGAAGCGGCGGGGGATCGGCCCATCGACCTGGTTCGCGCGGCATCTGCCGCTATCTGGAACTCGGGACGCGCGATCTTTGGATTCCGTGTGCCAGAAGCGCTCTACGCGGATCCGTTTTTTCGGCCGTAA
- a CDS encoding siderophore-interacting protein: protein MNNSNTSNSAAPRARRGAQHIFTVIGTEKMAASLVRVHLGGDDAFNAFVAGADPVKLAAADTYVKLLFARPELGLTPPYDLDALRAELSFADMPVRRTYTLRGINYQDRTLAIDFVLHGEEGVAGPWAAQAIPGDMLVLSGPGGQYTPSTTGETFYLYIGDDSAIPAIAAALELLPASARGLALIEVEDSTGELPMSRPDDVDLRWIHRANETDQAAYGARLAAEVASLAPRSNRVEVFAHGEREAMKAIRATLQEDWGIDRRAMSLSAYWAFGRSEDGFQAEKREPIGQIFAS, encoded by the coding sequence GTGAACAATTCAAATACGTCGAATTCAGCCGCGCCACGTGCGCGCCGCGGTGCGCAGCACATTTTCACAGTCATTGGAACCGAGAAAATGGCGGCATCCCTCGTGCGCGTTCATCTTGGCGGAGACGATGCTTTCAACGCTTTTGTCGCGGGCGCAGATCCGGTGAAGCTCGCCGCAGCCGACACCTACGTCAAGCTGCTCTTTGCCCGACCCGAACTCGGGCTTACGCCGCCCTACGACCTCGATGCACTGCGCGCAGAGCTCTCGTTTGCCGACATGCCTGTCCGCCGCACCTATACCCTGCGAGGAATCAACTACCAGGACCGTACGCTCGCCATCGACTTTGTCTTACACGGTGAGGAAGGAGTGGCAGGTCCGTGGGCGGCACAAGCGATTCCTGGCGATATGCTCGTGCTCTCTGGACCGGGCGGCCAGTACACGCCGAGCACGACCGGCGAGACCTTTTATCTCTATATTGGCGATGACTCCGCTATCCCGGCGATCGCTGCAGCCCTTGAACTGCTCCCCGCGTCGGCCAGAGGACTGGCACTGATCGAAGTGGAGGATTCTACGGGTGAATTGCCGATGAGTAGACCCGATGATGTCGATCTTCGTTGGATACATCGAGCGAATGAGACCGATCAGGCAGCGTATGGAGCGCGGCTCGCCGCAGAGGTGGCGAGCCTTGCTCCACGCTCGAATCGAGTCGAAGTTTTTGCTCACGGTGAGCGTGAGGCAATGAAAGCTATTCGGGCCACCCTGCAGGAAGATTGGGGCATTGATCGCCGCGCAATGTCGCTTTCGGCCTATTGGGCCTTCGGGCGCTCGGAAGATGGCTTCCAAGCCGAAAAGCGGGAGCCGATCGGGCAGATCTTCGCGAGCTAA
- the trxA gene encoding thioredoxin codes for MATTEITLDSLEPTIVDNDIVLLDFWAAWCGPCRSFAPVFEESSETHEDIVFGKIDTEAQQELAAQFQITSIPTLMAFRENVLVFAQPGALPAPQLEQLITAVRGLDMDDVRAQIAAKAEPQGDQA; via the coding sequence ATGGCTACGACAGAAATTACCCTCGACAGTCTCGAACCCACGATCGTCGACAACGACATCGTCCTCCTTGATTTTTGGGCAGCATGGTGCGGCCCGTGCCGTTCGTTCGCGCCCGTATTCGAGGAATCTTCAGAAACTCACGAGGACATCGTTTTCGGCAAGATCGATACCGAGGCGCAACAGGAGCTCGCCGCTCAGTTCCAGATCACGTCAATTCCGACACTGATGGCTTTTCGCGAGAACGTCCTCGTCTTCGCTCAGCCGGGAGCCCTTCCCGCACCGCAACTCGAACAGCTCATCACCGCTGTCCGGGGACTGGACATGGACGATGTGCGCGCACAGATCGCCGCTAAAGCCGAGCCGCAGGGCGACCAGGCATGA
- a CDS encoding metal-sensitive transcriptional regulator produces the protein MSTPDDDAQRRVVNRLRRARGQLDAVIAAVESEKSCRDVVTQLAAVSSALDRAGFAIVASAMKDCVADPADRSEGDMTTEELEKLFLMLA, from the coding sequence ATGAGTACACCAGACGACGACGCGCAGCGCCGCGTCGTGAATCGCTTGCGTCGCGCGCGCGGTCAGCTGGATGCGGTGATTGCGGCCGTCGAAAGCGAGAAGTCGTGCCGCGACGTCGTCACTCAGCTCGCTGCGGTATCGAGCGCGCTTGATCGCGCGGGTTTTGCAATTGTGGCTTCGGCGATGAAGGACTGCGTCGCAGATCCGGCCGATCGGTCCGAAGGAGACATGACGACGGAGGAGCTGGAAAAGCTTTTTCTCATGCTCGCTTGA